In a single window of the Coffea eugenioides isolate CCC68of chromosome 3, Ceug_1.0, whole genome shotgun sequence genome:
- the LOC113766461 gene encoding GDSL esterase/lipase 1-like — translation MANSYIQLHFVALFFLASLTIPSNCLPGLYPKAPVALFVFGDSLFDPGNNDFIKTTTTFQANFPPYGETFFKLPTGRFTDGRIIPDFISEFAKLSLIPPYLQTGYHEFLTNGVNFASGGAGALAETNTGLVIDLKMQFKNFRKAKKHLRLNIGKRAARRVVKNAVYLFGIGSNDYLSPLTNNSSIFKLYAPQDYVAMVVGNITSVVQKIHREGGRKFGILNLGPLGCLPRLRAANVAAGGNGECVEQVTALAKLHNVLLSQKLQLLQKRLKDFKYSYFDVFTASIATIQNPSKFGFKEVKSACCGSGPFRGYFSCGGKRGMKEYELCDNPKDYLFFDANHPTAAANLQSAEAMWGGPPNITGPYNLQSLFLL, via the exons ATGGCAAATTCGTACATCCAACTTCACTTTGTAGCATTATTCTTCCTTGCAAGTCTTACAATCCCCTCTAATTGCCTTCCTGGCCTTTATCCTAAAGCCCCTGTTGCCCTCTTTGTCTTTGGTGATTCACTTTTTGACCCTGGAAACAATGACTTCATTAAGACAACCACTACTTTCCAGGCAAATTTTCCGCCTTATGGAGAAACATTTTTTAAGCTCCCAACCGGGAGGTTCACTGATGGCCGCATTATCCCTGATTTTATAT CTGAATTTGCAAAATTATCTCTAATTCCACCATACCTGCAAACTGGATATCATGAATTCTTGACTAATGGCGTGAACTTTGCATCTGGCGGTGCTGGTGCTCTTGCTGAAACTAATACCGGATTG GTGATCGACCTTAAAATGCAATTCAAGAACTTtaggaaagctaagaaacattTGAGGTTGAATATAGGTAAAAGAGCCGCAAGACGAGTGGTGAAAAATGCTGTATACTTGTTTGGCATTGGTAGTAATGATTACTTGAGCCCGTTGACTAATAATTCCAGTATATTTAAGTTGTATGCACCACAAGATTATGTAGCAATGGTGGTTGGCAACATTACATCGGTGGTTCAG AAAATTCACAGGGAAGGTGGAAGAAAATTCGGGATTTTAAATTTGGGTCCCTTAGGTTGTTTGCCAAGGCTTAGAGCAGCCAATGTGGCCGCTGGAGGAAATGGAGAGTGCGTGGAACAGGTCACAGCTTTGGCTAAATTACACAACGTATTGCTTTCCCAAAAACTCCAGTTGCTACAAAAACGGCTCAAAGATTTTAAGTACTCGTATTTTGACGTCTTCACAGCTTCCATCGCGACAATTCAAAATCCTTCCAAGTTCG GTTTTAAGGAAGTGAAGAGTGCATGCTGTGGTAGCGGCCCATTCCGAGGATATTTTAGCTGCGGAGGAAAGAGAGGAATGAAAGAATACGAGCTATGTGATAATCCCAAAGATTATTTGTTTTTCGACGCTAATCATCCAACTGCAGCGGCGAACTTGCAGTCTGCGGAGGCGATGTGGGGAGGGCCTCCCAACATAACAGGGCCTTACAATCTCCAGTCGCTGTTTCTGCTTTAA